The Impatiens glandulifera chromosome 3, dImpGla2.1, whole genome shotgun sequence genome contains a region encoding:
- the LOC124931205 gene encoding two pore potassium channel c-like: MDDNPLILLLHTNNETDQSMRRSQLPPTNTNTSTRHQFPFIETATSPKPYLDFLETTPRRPNRLADSILPIITAAPNTSSLANLLAGINKTRQRFIRRSQSAPCLISDEFRDNFDDSLYPGPRGKSTPYIVRQAFVGVIIYAIIVGAVYILKCDGFNGSHTFKPVDAMYFTVVTLCTIGYGDIVPNTTFTKLFTCGFILIGFGFIDILLNGLVTYVLDRQEAILLGTVQGNVVNSPFGTYMIDTRKGRMRIRIKVGLALAVVFGCIAIGTVMVHYLEKISWVDSFYLSVTSVTTVGYGDYAFETLAGRCFAIVWLLISTLAVARAFLYLTELRIDKRNRRIAKWVLQRKMTVGDLVAADLDHDGSISKSEFVIYKLKEMGKVGEKDITLICNQFDMLDNSHCGRLTVADLMETTQN; this comes from the exons ATGGATGATAATCctctcattcttcttctccataCTAACAATGAAACCGATCAATCCATGAGAAGATCACAACTCCCACCAACAAATACAAACACCTCTACTCGACACCAATTCCCATTCATCGAAACCGCGACATCACCAAAACCTTACCTTGATTTTCTCGAAACCACCCCTCGTAGGCCGAATCGCCTCGCCGATTCCATATTACCCATAATAACCGCCGCCCCAAATACATCTTCATTAGCAAACCTATTAGCCGGGATTAACAAAACAAGACAAAGATTCATCCGACGGTCCCAATCTGCTCCATGTCTCATTTCTGACGAATTTAGAGACAACTTCGACGATTCTTTATATCCCGGGCCTCGAGGGAAGTCAACCCCGTATATAGTAAGACAAGCGTTCGTCGGCGTTATCATATACGCTATAATCGTCGGAGCAGTTTACATATTGAAATGTGACGGTTTCAACGGATCGCACACGTTCAAACCGGTGGATGCAATGTACTTCACGGTTGTAACCCTTTGTACGATCGGATACGGAGATATCGTTCCAAACACAACTTTCACGAAATTGTTCACATGCGGATTCATACTGATAGGGTTTGGTTTTATCGATATATTGTTAAACGGGTTGGTTACTTATGTTCTCGATAGGCAAGAGGCTATTTTGTTGGGTACAGTTCAAGGGAACGTGGTGAATTCCCCATTTGGAACATATATGATTGATACTAGGAAGGGAAGGATGAGGATTCGGATAAAAGTAGGGCTAGCTTTAGCTGTGGTGTTCGGTTGTATTGCTATTGGGACAGTTATGGTTCATTATTTGGAGAAAATTTCGTGGGTGGATAGTTTTTACTTGTCAGTTACATCGGTTACTACTGTTGGGTATGGAGATTACGCATTTGAGACTTTGGCAGGAAGGTGTTTCGCGATCGTGTGGTTGTTGATAAGTACATTGGCTGTTGCTAGGGCGTTTCTTTATTTGACTGAGCTTAGGATCGATAAAAGGAATAGGAGAATTGCTAAATGGGTTCTTCAAAGGAAAATGACAGTTGGTGATTTAGTTGCTGCTGATCTTGATCATGATGGATCCATAAG CAAATCAGAATTTGTCATCTACAAGTTGAAGGAAATGGGGAAGGTTGGAGAAAAGGACATCACACTAATCTGTAACCAGTTTGATATGCTAGATAACAGTCACTGTGGAAGATTAACTGTAGCTGATCTCATGGAAACCACTCAAAATTGA